From the genome of Desulfovibrio sp. JY:
AAAAGGTTCCCCCCGGCCGCCGGAGGCACACCACAATGCCAATACTCGATGAACGCTATTTTGATCCATTGCCGACGCCGCAGGAGATTGCCGGTTGGGATGCCGCCAGCGTTGCCGAGTGCGGCATGTCGTTTCTGGCGCTGATGGAAAACGCCAGCCGCGAGGCCATGCATGCGCTGGTCGGTGAAGTCGGGGATGTGTGCGGCAAGACGGTGCTCTTGTTGGCCGGCCCGGGCAACAACGGCGGCGACGCCGTGGCCCTGGCGCGCCATCTGGACGGCCTGGGAGCGCGGGTGACCATCGCCCTGGCCCGACCGCGCGGGCGCTACAAAGGTGCGGCCGGGTTCAATGCCCGGCTTGCGGCCAGGCTCGGCCTGCCCATGATCCCCCTGGCCAAGGCCGATCTTTCGGGTGGGAACGGGCCGGACATCGTTGTCGACGGCCTGCTCGGCACCGGTTTTTCTGGAGAACTCCGGCAGGAAATGCGCAAGGTGGTGGAGGCGGTCAACCGGCTGGCCGGCCGGTCGTACATCTTCGCCCTGGACATTCCGTCCGGGCTTTCCGGGGCGACCGGAGCGGCCTCGCCCGTGGCCGTGACCGCCGACGCCACGGTGACCTTCGAGGCGGCCAAAACCGGGCTGGTCGTACCCCAGGCCGCGCCCTACGTGGGCAAACTCTTGGTGCGCCAGATCGGCATTCCCCGCCGCGTCAGGAACGACCACCCGTGCCGGTCCTGGCGCATGACGCCACGGCTCGCAAGCGCCCTGCCGGCGCCTGATCCGCTGCTGCACAAGGGCTCGGCCGGCCGGGTGGTCGTTGTCGGCGGCAGCCGGGGGCTGACCGGCGCGCCGCTTTTGGCCGGACTCGGCGCGCTTCGGGCCGGGGCGGGGCTGGTCAGCGTAGCCTGTCCGGGCGCGGTGGAAATCGCGCTCAAGGCCGGGCATCCCGACGTCATGACCCTGCCCGTGGGCGCGGGCGACCATTTCGGCCCAGCCGATGCCGGGACGATACGCGATTTCGTCGCCACGGCCGGCGCGGTAGCCCTGGGGCCGGGCCTTGGCCGCCATCCGGACACCGGGGGCTTTCTGCGCGAACTTTTGCCGCTGCCCTGCCGGCTGATCCTCGACGCCGACGCCCTGTTTTTTCTGGCCAACGATCCGGAACTGAAGGGGAAAATCGGGCCGGACACCATCATCACGCCCCATCCCGGCGAGGCGGCCAGACTGCTCGGCTCGGACATCGCCGCCGCCCTGGCCGACCGGCTGGAAGCCGCCCGCGCCCTGGCCGCGACCTATGGCTGCGTGGCCGTGCTCAAGGGGCCGGCGACTATCGTGGCCGCGCCGGACGGCCGGGCGGCCGTAAGCCCGGTGGTCGCACCGAATCTGGCCGTGGGCGGTTCGGGCGACGTGCTTTCAGGGCTTGCCGGGGCTGTCGCCTGTACGCCGCTTTCCCCCTTGCTTGCCGCCTGCCTTGCGGTGTATTGGCATGGCCTTGCCGGCGCGCGCCTTGCCGCCTTGTACCCCAGACGGGGCAATCTGGCCTCGGAAATTGCCGATATGCTGCCCCGAGCCCTCATGGAGTGACCATGCTCAAAGCCAAGGACGTGATGACCACCACTGTCGTCACCATTACCGAAGACACGGAAATAAGCGCTGCGGCCAAGCTTCTCTTCGACAAGGGATTCAATGGCATGCCGGTCCTCAATGCCAACGGCAAGCTGACCGGCATTCTCTGCCAGTCCGACCTTGTCGCCCAGCAGAAAAAACTGTCGCTGCCCTCGGTCTTTTCGCTCCTCGACGGCTTCATTCCGCTGGGGTCCATGAAGGACCTCGACCGGGAAGTGGAAAAGATGTCGGCCCTGACCGCCGTCCACGCCATGTCCCGTAATCCGGCCACCGTTTCGCCGGACACCGACATCGACGAGGTGGCGTCGCTTATGACCGACAAGGGCTACCACACCATTCCGGTGACGGATGGGCAGGGCAAGGTGGTCGGCATTATCGGCATGAGCGATGTTCTCGGCACGCTGGTGGACAAGAAATAGTCCCGGCGATGGACGCTGGTTCCCGGCAGCTGCTCCTGTCCCTGCCCGATACGGAGGCGACCCTGTCCCTGGGCCGTAAACTGGCCGTTATCGCCTCCGATCCGGCGACACGGACGGCTTTGCTCTTGCGCGGCGGACTCGGTTCGGGCAAAACCACGCTCGTCCGGGGAATGGTGACCGCCCTTCCGGGCGGCGACGCGGCGGAAGTGGCCAGTCCGAGCTTCAACATCGTCAACGTCTACCCCACGAACCCCGAGACGTTCCACGTGGACCTGTACCGGATTGCCGGCGGCGATCCCTGCGTGGAGGAGCATCTGGAGGCAGCCGCGGACCAGGATGCCCTGGTGGTCGTGGAGTGGGCCGAATATCTCGCCCGGGCGGCCCTTCCCGCCGACCGCCTGGAAATCGACTGGCTCCCGGCCCAAGCTGGACGGCGATGCCGGATCACGGCCGCCGGAGAGCGCGGCCGGGCGGCCTTGATCGCCTTGGCCCGGTCCTTGGCCATGTAACGGCGCGACGCCGGGACGGGAGCAGTGAGACGCTCCCGGGACCTTGGAGGCAACCATGCGGATTATCGTACAAAAATACGGCGGAACGTCGGTCAAGGGCCTGGAGCGCATGCGCCTGGTCCTGGCCCGGATACAAAAGGCCCACGCCCTTGGCTACAAGCTGGTGGTGGCCCTTTCGGCCATGTCCGGCGAGACCAACAAGCTGCTGGCCCAGGCCAGGGAATTTTCCGCCGACCCCGATCCGGCCGAACTCGACGTGCTGGTCACCACCGGCGAGCAGGCCTCGGTCGCCCTTTTCACCATGCTGGCCAAGGACGCCGGACTTCGCGTCCGCTCGCTGCTGGGCCACCAGATCCCCATCACCACCAATTCGAACTTCACCCGGGCCCGGATCATGGAGATCGACGCCCCCCACCTGCGTTCCCTGCTCGAGGACTATGACGTGCTGGTGGTGGCGGGTTTCCAGGGCGTGGACTGCCACGGCCGCGTCACCACGCTCGGCCGGGGCGGCTCGGACACCACGGGCGTGGCCCTGGCCGCGGCGCTCGAGGCCGATGTCTGCGAGATCTACACCGACGTCAACGGCGTCTTCACCACCGACCCCAACCTGTGCTCGGCCGCCCGCAAGCTCGACCGCATCTCCTATGACGAGATGCTGGAATTCTCGAGCCAGGGGGCCAAGGTCCTGCAGATCCGCTCGGTGGAACTGGCCAAGAAATTCAATGTCCCGGTCCGGGTGCGCTCGACATTCACCGACGATCCCGGCACGCTGGTCACTTCGGAGGATACGGAAATGGAAGACGTCCTGGTTTCGGGCATCGCCTACGACAAGGACCAGTGCCGCATCACGGTGCGCAACGTCAAAGACACCCCCGGGGTTGCGGCCGCCATCTTCGCCCCCATCGCCGAGGCCGGCATCCTGGTGGACATGATCATCCAAAACACCGGGCGCGACGGCCACACGGACATGACCTTCACCATCTCCCGGGCCAACCTCGACAAGACCCTGTCCATCCTCGACCATCTGCGCCCCGAAATCAGCGCCGACGAGATCCAGCACGATATCCACGTGTGCAAGGTGTCGGTCATCGGCGTCGGCATGCGCAGCCATTCCGGGGTCGCCTCCACGATGTTCACCTTGCTCAAAAAGGAAAACATCAACATCCTCATGATCGCCACCTCGGAGATCAAGATCACCTGTCTGATCGAGGAAAAATACCTCGAGCTGGCCGTGCGCACCCTGCACGACGCCTTCGGGCTGGGCGAAGGCCCGGCCGTGGCCTGCGTCTAGACGACGCGGCCCGCTCATAACGCCTTGCGGCCGTTGTCCATGGCGACGGCCGCGAGGGCAATCCCCCGCCGGAATTCGCCGCATGGCCCTTGGGCCGAAGGCTCCGGCGGCAATCAGGAATATCCCATGCGACGCGTGCTTTGCTACGATACGACCCTGCGCGACGGCACCCAGGCCGAAGACATAAACCTCACCACCGAGGACAAGCTGCGCATCGCGCTCAAGCTCGACGATCTGGGCCTGTCCTATATCGAAGGCGGTTGGCCCGGATCCAACCCCACGGACAAGCGCTTTTTTCAGGAGATCCAGAATTACGACCTGAAATACGCCAGCATCGCGGCCTTCGGCAGCACCCACAACCACCGCGCCACGGCCGCGACCGACCCCAACCTCAAGGCGCTCGTCGATTCCGGCGCGCCGGTGGTCACCATTTTCGGCAAAAGCTGGGACATCCACGTCACCGAGGCGCTCGGCACCACCCTGCCCCGCAACCTGGAGCTGGTCAGCGATTCCCTGGCCTTCCTGCGCCAGCACTTCCGGGAAGTCTTTTTCGACGCCGAGCACTTTTTCGACGGCTACAAGGCCAATCCCGACTATGCCCTGACCGTGCTGCGCCGCGCCCAGGAAGCCGGCGCCGACGTGCTGGTCCTTTGCGACACCAACGGCGGCACCCTGCCCGTGGAATTTCGCGCCATCATGAGCGCCGTGACGGCCGCCCTGCCCGAAGCCCGCTTCGGGGTGCACGCCCACAACGACGCGGGGCTGGCCGTGGCCAATACCCTCGAAGCCGTGGAACTGGGCGCGGTGCAGGTCCAGGGCACGATCAACGGCTACGGCGAGCGCTGCGGCAACGCCAACCTGTGCACGATCATCCCGTCCCTGGCGCTCAAATGCGGCATCGAATGCCTGCCCGAGGGCAAGCTCGAGTTGCTGACGCCAACGGCCCACTTCGTCTCCGAGATGGTCAACCAGCAGCCGCCCTCCAACCAGCCCTACGTGGGCGACGGGGCCTTTGCCCACAAGGGCGGGGTGCATGTTTCGGCCGTGGTCAAAAACCCGCGCACCTACGAGCACGTCACGCCCGAAACCGTGGGCAACGCCCGGCGGGTACTGCTCTCGGACCTCTCGGGCCAGAGCAACATCCTCTACAAGGCCCGGGAATTCGGCTTCGAGCTGGATAAGAACGACCCCTTCGTGCTGGAACTCTTGACCACCATCAAGGAGCGCGAGGCGCTCGGCTACGAATACACGGCGGCCGAGGCCTCCTACGAGCTGCTTTTAAACCGCGTGCTCGGCCGGGCCCGCAGTTATTTTACCGTCACCCGTTACCGCGTGCTCGATGACAACGCCTATGAGAGCGTTGAGCCATTGACCGAGGCCACGGTGATGATCAAGGTCGGGGGCAAGGTCAAACACACAGCCTCCACCGGCCGGGGTCCCATAAACGCCCTGGACAAGGCCATCCGCAAGGCCCTGCGCGGTTTTTATCCGCGTCTGGCCGAAATGCGCCTGCTCGACTTCAAGGTCCGGGTACTGTCCGGGACCGTGGAGGACGCGGAGTGCGGCCGGGGCGGCTGCGGCACGGCATCCCACGTGCGGGTGCTGGTGGAATCGGGTGACGCGACAAAGCGGTGGGTGACGGTGGGTGTTTCCCACAACGTCATCGAGGCCAGCTTCCAGGCGATGGAAGACGGCATCAACTACAAGCTTTTCAGCGACGACAAAGAAAAACTCACCAAAGCCCTGAAGGGATAGCCCGCATCCCGCTCCGGTGATGGGGCGGGCGACAGGTGGGAAGACGGGCGAACGACATGGGTCTGGTGCGATTTCTTCTGGCCGCGACTGTGGTGATCAACCACACCGGCCCCCTGTACGGCTTGGTCTTTACCGACGCCTACATGGCCATCAAGATATTCTTCATCATCTCCGGCTTTTATATGGCGCTTATCCTGTCGGAGAAATACACGGGACCGGGGCGCTACCGCCTCTTTTACGGGAACCGCTGGTTGCGGCTTTTCCCACCGTACTGGGTGGTGCTCGCCTTCTCCCTTGGCGTGTCGCTTTTTTTCGCCACGTTCCTGCACACGTCCCTGCTCATCGGGCCGTGGCGGACCTGGCTGCACGATCTCTCGCCCACGACAGTGGCCGCGCTGGTGACGGCCAACATCACCATCGTCGGTCAGGATCTGCTCTTTTTCACCAACCTCAACCACGCTTCGGGAACGCTCGCCTTCACCTGGGACGCCCTGTACCGGGCCACACCGGGCTGGTTTTTCCTGCTCACGCCCCAGACATGGACCATCTCGCTGGAACTGCTGTTCTACCTGCTGGCCCCCTGGCTGGTGCGGCGCTCCAACCTGTTTTTGGCCACCATCATCGGCCTGAGTTTTGGACTGCGATCCCTGGTCTACCTGGACAAACTGCCTTTCGACCCCTGGAAGCAACGCTTTTTCCCGGTCGAATGCGGCTTTTTCCTGCTCGGTATCCTGTCCTATCGCCTGTACGCGGCGCTGAAGCCCGTGCCCATCGCCCGCCAAATCCTGTGGACGGTCAGCGGCCTCTATGTGGCGGCCATCCTCGGCTACCAGTTTCTGCCCGGAACACTGGGCAAGGAATACTACCTCTACGCCACCACGGCGCTTTCCATCCCGTTCCTCTTTTTGCTGACCAAAAAGATGCGGTTCGACCGGGCCCTTGGTGAGCTGTCCTACCCCATGTACATCTCCCATTGGACGGTCGTCATGCTGATCGAGTATTTCTACGGCAGACGAAACCTGCCGCTGGTCGCCTTGGCGGCCACCATCGTCTTTTGCCTGGCGCTCAACCGGCTGGTGACCACACCCCTTGAGCGGCTGCGCCAGGAGCGGGTGCTGCGTCGCCGCTAACAGGCCGCCATAAAAAGCTTCTTCCGCTTTCGTACTCCCTGTGGTAGATTGATTGCGCGAAAAAACCGCAACCACGAGGAGTCCGCCATGGTCCAGATCAAGACAATCGTCTGCGCACTGGATTTTTCCGAGGTCAGCCCCAAGGTGGCCGAATACGCCAAGAGCCTGGCCGAAGCCTGCGGGGCCAAGATCGTGGCCCTGTACGTGGCCCCGTCCCTGACCCAGTATGTGGAGTTCCACGTCCAGGCCAGCTACATCGACGACTTCGTCACCGGCATCGTCAGCGGCGCCACGGACACCATGAATTCCTTCGTCAAGGAATACTTCCAGGGCGTCCCGGTCGAGTCGCGGGTGGTCTCGGGCTATGCGGCCGAGGAAATCGTTGCCGTGGCCGAGGAAGTGGGCGCCGACATTATCGTGCTCGGCACCCACGGCCGCAAGGGCCTCGACAAGATCCTTTTTGGCTCGGTGGCGGAAAAAGTCATCAAGACGGCCAAGATACCCGTCCTGTCCATGCGGCCCGAGGGCAAGGGAGACTAGCCGGATGCCGCACCTCCCCGGGGCCATCACGTGTTAAATGATGGCCCCAGGACGCGGCTGCGTCGCTACGGCCCGCCGCCGTATCGCCTGGCCGTGTTGCATGGCGGACCTGGCGCGACCGGTGAGGCGGGCCCGGTGGCCAAATGGCTCTCCCGCCATGAAGGCGTGCTTGAGCCGCTCCAGACCGCCGATTCCGTTACCGGGCAAATCGACGAGCTGGCCGCCTGCCTGGAACAGGAGGCGGACGGCCCGGTCACGCTGATCGGCCATTCCTGGGGGGCTTGGCTCGGCGTGCTCGTGGCTGGGCGCTATCCCGGTCTGGTCAAAAAGCTCATCCTCGTCGGCAGCGGCCCGTTTTTGGCCCGCTATGCCCCCGCCATCATGGAAACACGGCTCGGCCGCCTGGAACCGTCGCAGCGCCAGGAAATGCTGGCGTTTTTCACCTCAGGCTCCGCGATGGACGAGGCAGCCCTGGCCCGCCTGGGCAGCCTGCTCGAGCGAAGCGACGCCTATGATCCCCTACCAGCCGGGGAAGATGCACTCCCCGCCCCGCCTTGCGTCTTCACGGCCGACATCAACGCCAGCGTCTGGCCCCAGGCGGCGGCCCTGCGCCAAAGCGGCGAGCTGCTGCGCGTCGCCTTGTCGCTTTCCTGTCCCATAACCGCCATCCATGGCGACCATGACCCCCACCCCGTGGCCGGCGTGGCCGAGCCCCTGTCCGGTCTGGCCGGGTTTCGTCTGGTCGTGCTGCCCCGTTGCGGACACACGCCCTGGCGGGAACGGCAGGCCCGCGAGCCTTTTTTCGAGGCCCTGTCCGTGGCCATCGGCGCCAAGGCCGCGTCCACCTAGGCCTTCCCAGCCGCCGCCTGTCCTGGCACGGCATCGCTTTACAGAATTGTTCGATACACTTCCCGACCGTCGCATGCCAGCGCCCGGCAAGCCGACCGGGCCCCTGCAACGGAGCCCCGACAGTCATCCATAAAATGGTAAATATTAACATATAGTTACAATACTATTTATTCCTTCCTTTTTTTTGTCGTTGCTTTTTGCTCCAGAAGCGTTAAGTGGTAGCCGAGTTGAATTTTAGCTTTTTTGTCAAAAAGGAGAGACCTCGTGCAGAAGCAAACCCTGGAAAAAGTGTTCGAATACGCCTCATCCCCGGTTCACGGCACCCTTTCGCGCAAACTGCGTAAGGGCGTGAAACTCCAGATCAACGAAGGCAAGTTGTTCGAAGCCGCCACGCTTTTTCTCGGCGATGAATTCGTGCGCATCACCGAGAAGCTGGGCGAGGAAACCCGCAACACCTACTACGCCTGGGACAAGATCTGCTGCGTGAGCACCGTCGGCAAGGTCGAAGAATAAAAAACACGCCGCGTCGCGACCGGTAACGCATGCCGGACGCGAAGCTTGCCCAATTTGGTCCACGCCGGCCCCCCCTCTCCCGACGCGGACCACACGCCGCCCCATCTCTCCACGGGGCGGCGTTCTTTTTTCCAAATTTGTCATCCCAACTTCCTTCCTGACCAACCGAAGGCGACAGGCCGGTTGCCAAACCCGGGAACATACTTATCAGGTCAACGAGGGAGTCGCAGAGAAAGGAGGACTTCATGCAACAACTCAAGCACATCTATAAGGGGTATTCCATCGAACTCACCCCAGAGAGCAACTACTGTTCCGCCTTTGCCATCGACGTCCGGGACGAGACGGGACACCTGCTTTCCCATATGGGCGCGGCCGGCAAGACCGAGGAAAACGCCGTTGCCCGGGGCAGGGAACTCATCGACTTCGAAGAGGCGTA
Proteins encoded in this window:
- a CDS encoding universal stress protein; translated protein: MVQIKTIVCALDFSEVSPKVAEYAKSLAEACGAKIVALYVAPSLTQYVEFHVQASYIDDFVTGIVSGATDTMNSFVKEYFQGVPVESRVVSGYAAEEIVAVAEEVGADIIVLGTHGRKGLDKILFGSVAEKVIKTAKIPVLSMRPEGKGD
- a CDS encoding acyltransferase; translated protein: MGLVRFLLAATVVINHTGPLYGLVFTDAYMAIKIFFIISGFYMALILSEKYTGPGRYRLFYGNRWLRLFPPYWVVLAFSLGVSLFFATFLHTSLLIGPWRTWLHDLSPTTVAALVTANITIVGQDLLFFTNLNHASGTLAFTWDALYRATPGWFFLLTPQTWTISLELLFYLLAPWLVRRSNLFLATIIGLSFGLRSLVYLDKLPFDPWKQRFFPVECGFFLLGILSYRLYAALKPVPIARQILWTVSGLYVAAILGYQFLPGTLGKEYYLYATTALSIPFLFLLTKKMRFDRALGELSYPMYISHWTVVMLIEYFYGRRNLPLVALAATIVFCLALNRLVTTPLERLRQERVLRRR
- a CDS encoding CBS domain-containing protein, translating into MLKAKDVMTTTVVTITEDTEISAAAKLLFDKGFNGMPVLNANGKLTGILCQSDLVAQQKKLSLPSVFSLLDGFIPLGSMKDLDREVEKMSALTAVHAMSRNPATVSPDTDIDEVASLMTDKGYHTIPVTDGQGKVVGIIGMSDVLGTLVDKK
- a CDS encoding alpha/beta hydrolase yields the protein MRRYGPPPYRLAVLHGGPGATGEAGPVAKWLSRHEGVLEPLQTADSVTGQIDELAACLEQEADGPVTLIGHSWGAWLGVLVAGRYPGLVKKLILVGSGPFLARYAPAIMETRLGRLEPSQRQEMLAFFTSGSAMDEAALARLGSLLERSDAYDPLPAGEDALPAPPCVFTADINASVWPQAAALRQSGELLRVALSLSCPITAIHGDHDPHPVAGVAEPLSGLAGFRLVVLPRCGHTPWRERQAREPFFEALSVAIGAKAAST
- the cimA gene encoding citramalate synthase, with the protein product MRRVLCYDTTLRDGTQAEDINLTTEDKLRIALKLDDLGLSYIEGGWPGSNPTDKRFFQEIQNYDLKYASIAAFGSTHNHRATAATDPNLKALVDSGAPVVTIFGKSWDIHVTEALGTTLPRNLELVSDSLAFLRQHFREVFFDAEHFFDGYKANPDYALTVLRRAQEAGADVLVLCDTNGGTLPVEFRAIMSAVTAALPEARFGVHAHNDAGLAVANTLEAVELGAVQVQGTINGYGERCGNANLCTIIPSLALKCGIECLPEGKLELLTPTAHFVSEMVNQQPPSNQPYVGDGAFAHKGGVHVSAVVKNPRTYEHVTPETVGNARRVLLSDLSGQSNILYKAREFGFELDKNDPFVLELLTTIKEREALGYEYTAAEASYELLLNRVLGRARSYFTVTRYRVLDDNAYESVEPLTEATVMIKVGGKVKHTASTGRGPINALDKAIRKALRGFYPRLAEMRLLDFKVRVLSGTVEDAECGRGGCGTASHVRVLVESGDATKRWVTVGVSHNVIEASFQAMEDGINYKLFSDDKEKLTKALKG
- the tsaE gene encoding tRNA (adenosine(37)-N6)-threonylcarbamoyltransferase complex ATPase subunit type 1 TsaE → MDAGSRQLLLSLPDTEATLSLGRKLAVIASDPATRTALLLRGGLGSGKTTLVRGMVTALPGGDAAEVASPSFNIVNVYPTNPETFHVDLYRIAGGDPCVEEHLEAAADQDALVVVEWAEYLARAALPADRLEIDWLPAQAGRRCRITAAGERGRAALIALARSLAM
- a CDS encoding NAD(P)H-hydrate dehydratase, with amino-acid sequence MPILDERYFDPLPTPQEIAGWDAASVAECGMSFLALMENASREAMHALVGEVGDVCGKTVLLLAGPGNNGGDAVALARHLDGLGARVTIALARPRGRYKGAAGFNARLAARLGLPMIPLAKADLSGGNGPDIVVDGLLGTGFSGELRQEMRKVVEAVNRLAGRSYIFALDIPSGLSGATGAASPVAVTADATVTFEAAKTGLVVPQAAPYVGKLLVRQIGIPRRVRNDHPCRSWRMTPRLASALPAPDPLLHKGSAGRVVVVGGSRGLTGAPLLAGLGALRAGAGLVSVACPGAVEIALKAGHPDVMTLPVGAGDHFGPADAGTIRDFVATAGAVALGPGLGRHPDTGGFLRELLPLPCRLILDADALFFLANDPELKGKIGPDTIITPHPGEAARLLGSDIAAALADRLEAARALAATYGCVAVLKGPATIVAAPDGRAAVSPVVAPNLAVGGSGDVLSGLAGAVACTPLSPLLAACLAVYWHGLAGARLAALYPRRGNLASEIADMLPRALME
- a CDS encoding aspartate kinase, which gives rise to MRIIVQKYGGTSVKGLERMRLVLARIQKAHALGYKLVVALSAMSGETNKLLAQAREFSADPDPAELDVLVTTGEQASVALFTMLAKDAGLRVRSLLGHQIPITTNSNFTRARIMEIDAPHLRSLLEDYDVLVVAGFQGVDCHGRVTTLGRGGSDTTGVALAAALEADVCEIYTDVNGVFTTDPNLCSAARKLDRISYDEMLEFSSQGAKVLQIRSVELAKKFNVPVRVRSTFTDDPGTLVTSEDTEMEDVLVSGIAYDKDQCRITVRNVKDTPGVAAAIFAPIAEAGILVDMIIQNTGRDGHTDMTFTISRANLDKTLSILDHLRPEISADEIQHDIHVCKVSVIGVGMRSHSGVASTMFTLLKKENINILMIATSEIKITCLIEEKYLELAVRTLHDAFGLGEGPAVACV